In a genomic window of Corynebacterium lizhenjunii:
- a CDS encoding cory-CC-star protein, protein MLDKLGLMVKAFGRGLDEYYKAPYRATFARAQQQEDDLFMLLVFSEALGLDNPATFYTLELLPLIYEDVHAWHTRMGLERSPLDNISCC, encoded by the coding sequence ATGCTGGATAAGCTCGGCCTAATGGTCAAAGCCTTCGGGCGCGGCCTGGACGAGTACTACAAGGCTCCCTACCGCGCCACCTTCGCCCGGGCCCAACAGCAAGAAGACGACCTGTTTATGCTGCTGGTCTTCTCCGAAGCATTGGGCCTGGACAACCCCGCCACCTTCTACACCTTGGAGCTGCTGCCGCTCATCTACGAGGACGTCCACGCGTGGCACACGCGAATGGGCCTGGAGCGCTCCCCTCTGGACAACATCTCATGCTGCTAA
- a CDS encoding HNH endonuclease signature motif containing protein, translating to MTEINIAALLGSVIDALPQLEHATTTDLEGLGVAPDTAEFLVRLYRLYCGPGQPSRRQRSAIKGARRHGHGLIAMQEIEREVTKTKTTQQWRMRQHLCATPAGQFTTMARKLRREWNPKDDTPVEKVSIRRYANGTATMSITARDVDLTDVYDAIDQDAPAESFFNLVRGEGGAGRLNYIPMITLQLDTFAKLLAVNECNHTGTTGTSEQPAGADSDIIVRANNGARMTGKELAERILFKHGFVAILSRVQGPVDVYRMERFATDKQRLLLAAESPECSWLDCHVPFDKCQIHHITSWADGGETNIRNLTVLCPHHNGANEDHPPGGVPIHRGRMVRVGGQVAWQSPGGGVPVPTSPTN from the coding sequence ATGACAGAGATCAACATCGCCGCCCTGCTAGGCAGCGTCATCGACGCACTGCCACAGCTAGAGCATGCCACCACCACAGACCTGGAGGGCTTAGGCGTTGCACCAGATACCGCAGAGTTCCTGGTGCGCCTCTACCGGCTGTACTGCGGGCCCGGTCAGCCTAGCCGCAGGCAAAGGAGCGCTATTAAAGGCGCCCGCCGCCACGGACATGGGCTTATCGCCATGCAAGAAATAGAACGCGAAGTCACCAAGACCAAAACCACCCAACAATGGAGAATGCGCCAACACCTATGCGCTACACCCGCAGGCCAATTCACCACCATGGCACGCAAACTACGCCGGGAATGGAACCCAAAGGATGACACCCCGGTAGAAAAAGTCTCTATACGTCGCTACGCCAACGGCACAGCCACCATGTCCATTACCGCACGCGATGTGGACCTTACCGATGTCTACGATGCCATCGATCAGGATGCCCCGGCAGAAAGCTTCTTTAACCTGGTGCGTGGTGAAGGTGGTGCCGGGCGGTTGAACTACATCCCCATGATTACCCTGCAGCTGGATACCTTCGCCAAGCTGCTCGCCGTTAACGAATGCAACCACACCGGCACCACCGGCACCAGTGAACAACCTGCTGGCGCGGATTCGGACATTATTGTTCGGGCGAACAATGGGGCACGGATGACTGGGAAAGAACTAGCTGAGCGCATTTTGTTCAAGCATGGGTTTGTCGCGATCCTTAGCCGGGTGCAAGGTCCGGTGGATGTTTACCGTATGGAGCGCTTTGCTACCGACAAGCAGCGCCTCCTCCTTGCCGCGGAAAGCCCTGAGTGCTCCTGGTTGGACTGTCACGTGCCGTTTGATAAGTGCCAGATCCACCACATCACGTCGTGGGCTGATGGTGGGGAAACCAACATCAGGAACCTGACAGTGTTATGCCCGCACCATAATGGTGCCAACGAGGACCACCCGCCGGGAGGAGTACCCATCCACCGCGGCCGGATGGTAAGGGTTGGTGGGCAGGTTGCCTGGCAGTCGCCCGGTGGTGGTGTCCCGGTGCCGACTAGCCCCACCAACTAA
- a CDS encoding MDR family MFS transporter has product MRNSETPPESQPAIGPETVRTLSVLVLAAMIMILNETSLSVALPAVMADFGIPATSAQWLTTGFMLTMAVVIPTTGFLLERLTTRHMFLASTGLFLVGSLVAALAPVFAMLLAGRVIQAAGTALMIPLLMTVTMSLVPSQRRGSVMGIISIVISVAPALGPTVGGLILNSFTWHFIFWFMVPLVALIMLFGLLKLPNVGQTRAIALDVVSVLLSVVAFGGLVYALSSIDAILTGASFVPAVVGVAGVVALVVFVRRQTQLAQEDRALMDLRPFRVRNYSLSIALMLVAFGLLLGTVTVLPIYLQTSLGVTAAVTGMVVMPGGLAQGLMSPFVGRLFDSVGPRPLMIPGVVMLTIAVWLLSTLGADSQVWQVIAMHVLLAVGIGLMMTPLMTTALSSLPGELYGHGSAIMNTLQQLAGAAGTAFLVVFLTRGTAAGLQAGLDDAAATAQGTSWAFMFAGVLALVACALTPLIKRVHT; this is encoded by the coding sequence GTGCGCAACTCGGAAACCCCGCCAGAGTCGCAACCTGCCATCGGGCCGGAAACCGTCCGCACGTTGAGCGTGCTCGTCCTGGCGGCGATGATCATGATTCTCAATGAGACGTCGTTGTCGGTCGCCCTGCCCGCGGTCATGGCGGACTTTGGCATTCCGGCAACGTCGGCGCAGTGGCTGACCACGGGGTTCATGCTGACCATGGCGGTGGTTATCCCCACCACCGGTTTCTTGCTGGAGCGGCTGACTACCCGGCACATGTTCTTGGCCAGCACTGGGCTCTTTCTGGTCGGGTCGCTGGTGGCCGCGCTGGCGCCCGTGTTTGCCATGCTGTTGGCCGGGCGTGTAATCCAGGCGGCGGGAACGGCCTTGATGATTCCGCTGTTGATGACAGTCACCATGTCCCTGGTCCCGTCGCAGCGCCGCGGTTCCGTGATGGGCATTATTTCTATTGTCATCTCGGTGGCCCCGGCATTGGGGCCCACGGTGGGTGGGCTGATTCTCAACTCCTTTACCTGGCATTTCATCTTCTGGTTCATGGTGCCGCTAGTGGCGTTGATAATGCTCTTCGGTCTGTTGAAGCTGCCGAACGTGGGTCAGACTCGCGCGATTGCCCTGGACGTGGTCTCTGTGTTGCTCTCCGTGGTGGCTTTTGGTGGCCTGGTGTATGCGCTGTCTTCTATCGATGCCATCTTGACCGGCGCCAGCTTTGTCCCTGCTGTGGTGGGCGTGGCTGGCGTGGTGGCGTTGGTGGTCTTTGTGCGCCGCCAGACTCAGCTGGCTCAGGAGGACCGTGCGCTGATGGACTTGCGTCCCTTCCGGGTGCGTAATTATTCGCTGAGCATCGCGCTGATGTTGGTCGCTTTCGGCCTGCTGCTGGGCACGGTGACGGTGCTGCCGATTTATTTGCAGACGTCGCTGGGGGTGACTGCGGCGGTAACCGGCATGGTGGTCATGCCTGGTGGCCTGGCCCAGGGCCTGATGTCGCCGTTTGTGGGCCGCCTGTTTGACTCAGTTGGTCCGCGTCCGTTGATGATTCCCGGCGTGGTCATGCTCACCATCGCCGTATGGCTGCTCTCCACGTTGGGGGCAGATTCTCAGGTTTGGCAGGTTATTGCCATGCACGTGTTGTTGGCCGTGGGCATTGGCTTGATGATGACCCCGCTCATGACCACCGCTCTGTCCTCCCTGCCCGGCGAGCTCTATGGCCATGGTTCCGCGATTATGAATACTCTCCAGCAGCTAGCCGGTGCTGCCGGCACGGCCTTTCTGGTGGTTTTCCTCACCCGCGGCACGGCTGCCGGCCTGCAGGCAGGCTTGGACGATGCCGCCGCTACCGCCCAAGGCACCAGCTGGGCCTTCATGTTCGCGGGGGTGCTGGCGCTCGTCGCGTGCGCCTTGACCCCGCTGATCAAGCGCGTCCACACTTAG
- a CDS encoding ArsA family ATPase, giving the protein MLLNPTPIVFFGGKGGVGKTTLANATAFALAAAGRETLLVSTDPAHNLGHVWGTELADAPTPVRPHLSLMELDPARTTEEHLARVRRSMEDLMPRHLRGEVHKHIELARQSPGTHEAALLERMAQVLGEQANYAHIVFDTAPSGHTARLMALPEIMAAYTDGLLARREKADKFGAALRGLSGPDPVEERNRKIRATLLQRRRRFELLRNELSNPQRTTFYLVATAERLPVLESVEFHGQLSASGVHVGGIFLNRRVPEGADAFLSGRRAAEEEAIALLRERLPGLAMWNVPWLPHDAGSPEAIAEIAAYL; this is encoded by the coding sequence ATGCTGCTAAACCCCACTCCCATCGTGTTCTTCGGCGGCAAGGGCGGCGTGGGCAAGACCACCCTGGCCAACGCTACCGCCTTCGCCCTGGCAGCCGCCGGGCGGGAGACCTTGCTGGTGTCTACAGATCCTGCCCACAATTTGGGTCACGTATGGGGCACTGAGCTTGCCGATGCCCCCACCCCCGTCCGCCCGCACCTGTCCCTGATGGAATTAGATCCCGCCCGAACCACAGAAGAGCACTTGGCGCGGGTGCGGCGCTCTATGGAAGACCTGATGCCCCGGCACCTGCGCGGGGAGGTGCACAAGCACATTGAGCTAGCTCGCCAGTCCCCAGGCACGCATGAGGCGGCGCTGCTGGAGCGGATGGCGCAGGTGCTGGGGGAACAGGCAAACTATGCGCACATCGTGTTTGACACCGCACCGTCGGGGCACACTGCGAGGTTGATGGCACTGCCGGAAATCATGGCTGCCTACACCGACGGCTTGCTAGCGCGGCGGGAAAAGGCAGACAAGTTTGGTGCTGCGCTGCGCGGCCTGTCCGGGCCGGACCCGGTAGAGGAACGCAACCGCAAAATTAGGGCCACGCTGCTGCAACGGCGGCGGCGCTTCGAGTTGCTGCGCAACGAGCTGAGCAACCCGCAGCGCACCACGTTTTACCTGGTAGCCACCGCAGAGCGCCTACCTGTGCTGGAGTCCGTCGAGTTTCACGGACAGTTAAGCGCCAGCGGCGTGCATGTGGGCGGGATTTTTCTTAACCGACGCGTCCCGGAGGGGGCGGACGCCTTTTTGAGCGGGCGGCGCGCCGCGGAGGAAGAGGCGATAGCTTTGCTGCGCGAGCGCCTGCCCGGGCTAGCGATGTGGAATGTGCCGTGGCTGCCCCACGATGCCGGCTCGCCGGAAGCTATCGCGGAAATCGCCGCTTATTTGTGA
- the rplJ gene encoding 50S ribosomal protein L10, protein MANPKNTADLAALKEKIAGANSIVLTEYRGLTVSQLQELRNNLGFDVEYSVAKNTLFKIAAAEAGIEGLDEQLTGPTAFAFIKGEAVDAAKVIKKFADDNKAFVVKGGYMDGNALSAAQVEAIAELDNRETTLAKLAGAMKGSMAKAAALFNAPATKMVRTAAALQEKKEAEA, encoded by the coding sequence ATGGCAAACCCGAAGAACACCGCAGACCTCGCGGCACTGAAGGAGAAGATCGCTGGTGCTAATTCCATCGTTCTGACCGAGTACCGCGGCCTGACTGTTTCCCAGCTCCAGGAGCTGCGTAACAACCTCGGTTTCGATGTTGAGTACTCCGTCGCCAAGAACACCCTCTTCAAGATCGCTGCCGCTGAAGCTGGCATCGAGGGTCTTGACGAGCAGCTGACTGGCCCGACCGCTTTCGCGTTCATCAAGGGCGAGGCTGTGGATGCCGCCAAGGTCATCAAGAAGTTCGCTGATGACAACAAGGCATTCGTCGTCAAGGGCGGCTACATGGACGGCAACGCTCTGTCCGCTGCCCAGGTTGAGGCCATCGCCGAGCTGGACAACCGCGAGACCACTCTCGCGAAGCTGGCTGGCGCTATGAAGGGTTCTATGGCAAAGGCTGCGGCCCTGTTCAACGCTCCTGCAACCAAGATGGTCCGCACCGCTGCGGCCCTGCAGGAGAAGAAGGAAGCCGAAGCTTAA
- a CDS encoding CAP domain-containing protein, which translates to MPLDKQIMAAITAFISSVTSMFAGLLPPLPALDKVLPAQLSSQHAAPAFNPQQQLIDATNAWRTARGLPALQSSPYLNDKAQEWAREIGNRGHMVHRGAAAAPIGPYSEGGRTFFVGENLAYSTTHISFNTILQDWENSPAHRANLLDPNATHIGVGVYYAPNGSVWLVQNFGIPAA; encoded by the coding sequence GTGCCGCTTGATAAGCAAATCATGGCTGCAATAACCGCCTTTATTTCCAGCGTGACCAGCATGTTTGCTGGCCTGCTGCCCCCGTTGCCGGCCCTGGACAAGGTGCTGCCCGCGCAGCTTTCCTCCCAGCATGCGGCCCCCGCCTTCAACCCTCAGCAGCAGCTTATCGATGCCACCAATGCCTGGCGTACTGCCCGCGGCCTGCCAGCCCTGCAGTCTTCACCCTACCTCAACGACAAGGCGCAAGAGTGGGCTCGCGAGATCGGTAACCGGGGCCATATGGTCCACCGCGGCGCCGCTGCCGCGCCGATCGGCCCCTATTCTGAGGGCGGCCGGACGTTCTTCGTTGGCGAGAACCTGGCGTACTCCACCACGCACATTTCTTTCAACACCATCTTGCAGGACTGGGAGAACTCGCCCGCTCACCGTGCGAACCTACTAGACCCGAACGCCACCCACATTGGTGTGGGCGTGTACTATGCGCCGAATGGTTCGGTGTGGTTGGTGCAGAACTTCGGTATCCCCGCAGCTTAA
- a CDS encoding carbon starvation CstA family protein, producing the protein MNSLALVIVGLAMMLTGYALYSRFLGAKIYRLSESYLTPAHTMEDGVDYVPTNKYVLWGHHFTSVAGAAPIIGPAVAVIWGWVPAFLWVTLGTVFFAGMHDLGALWASQRHRGQSIGTLSGRYIGARGRNLFLVVIFLLLLMVNAAFAVVIANLLISTPTAVIPTWGAIVVAVLIGQAIYRLKWNLPIVSVVGVTALYALMIIGDRVPLALPETVLGIPDRGIWIIILFAYAFAASMLPVWVLLQPRDYINGLQLFVGLLILYASFLITRPDVAAPAFNADVPDGTPSIFPLLFVTIACGAISGFHGIVSSGTSSKQLDKETDARFVGYFGSVGEGLLALGTIVATTSGFKTLANWQEIYHEWNAGGVGAFVQGGGSLINEGLGIPTSLSATILATMAVLFAATTMDSGVRLQRLVVEEMAELLGFKLSGVVATIIAVGCAFGLTFSTGLDGSGGMLIWPLFGTTNQLMAGLTLSILVVILTHLRRPTWPVLIPLCVVTVMSLWAAVLQLRTLWAAQNWLLLVIDVIIIIAAVWVIVESFTAIGRARRSPQVQWSDSDTDAPAPVHAG; encoded by the coding sequence ATGAACTCTCTCGCGCTCGTGATCGTCGGCCTCGCGATGATGCTGACGGGCTACGCATTGTATTCGCGCTTCCTCGGCGCCAAAATCTACCGGCTTTCGGAGTCCTACCTGACCCCGGCCCACACCATGGAAGACGGCGTAGACTACGTCCCCACCAATAAGTACGTGCTGTGGGGCCACCACTTCACCTCCGTGGCGGGTGCCGCGCCCATTATCGGCCCGGCAGTGGCCGTGATTTGGGGCTGGGTGCCGGCGTTCCTGTGGGTCACGCTGGGCACGGTGTTCTTCGCCGGTATGCACGACCTGGGCGCGCTGTGGGCGTCGCAGCGCCACCGCGGACAGTCCATCGGCACGCTCTCCGGGCGCTACATTGGCGCGCGCGGGCGCAACCTGTTCCTGGTGGTTATCTTCCTGCTGCTGCTGATGGTCAACGCGGCCTTCGCGGTGGTGATTGCAAATCTGCTCATCTCCACGCCCACCGCAGTTATCCCCACCTGGGGCGCCATCGTGGTAGCAGTGCTGATTGGCCAAGCAATTTACCGCCTGAAGTGGAACCTGCCCATCGTCTCAGTGGTGGGCGTGACTGCCCTTTATGCGCTGATGATCATTGGCGACCGCGTCCCGCTGGCCCTGCCGGAGACTGTCCTGGGTATCCCGGACCGGGGCATCTGGATCATCATCCTGTTCGCCTACGCCTTTGCGGCCTCCATGCTGCCGGTGTGGGTGCTGTTGCAGCCGCGCGACTACATCAACGGCCTTCAGCTCTTTGTGGGTCTGCTGATTCTCTATGCTTCCTTCCTGATCACCCGGCCGGATGTCGCCGCCCCCGCTTTCAACGCGGACGTTCCCGACGGCACCCCGTCCATCTTCCCGCTGCTGTTTGTCACCATCGCCTGCGGAGCTATCTCTGGTTTCCACGGCATTGTGTCCTCCGGTACCTCCTCTAAGCAGCTGGACAAGGAAACTGACGCCCGCTTTGTCGGCTACTTCGGTTCCGTGGGCGAAGGCCTGCTGGCCCTGGGCACCATCGTTGCCACCACGTCCGGCTTCAAGACCCTGGCAAACTGGCAGGAAATCTACCACGAGTGGAACGCCGGCGGTGTGGGCGCGTTTGTTCAAGGCGGCGGCTCGCTGATCAACGAGGGCCTGGGCATCCCCACCTCCCTTTCCGCGACCATCCTGGCCACTATGGCGGTGCTCTTCGCCGCCACCACCATGGACTCCGGTGTACGCCTGCAGCGCCTGGTGGTCGAGGAGATGGCGGAGCTGCTGGGCTTCAAGCTCTCCGGCGTGGTGGCCACCATCATCGCCGTCGGTTGCGCTTTTGGCCTGACGTTCTCCACGGGCCTCGACGGTTCTGGCGGCATGCTGATCTGGCCGCTGTTCGGCACCACCAACCAGCTCATGGCCGGCCTGACCTTGTCTATCCTGGTGGTCATCCTCACCCACCTGCGCCGCCCCACGTGGCCGGTGCTAATCCCGCTGTGCGTCGTGACCGTGATGTCCCTGTGGGCGGCAGTGCTGCAGCTGCGTACCCTGTGGGCGGCACAGAACTGGCTGCTGCTGGTCATTGACGTCATTATCATCATCGCCGCCGTGTGGGTGATTGTGGAATCCTTCACCGCCATCGGCCGCGCCCGCCGCTCCCCGCAGGTCCAGTGGAGCGACAGCGACACCGATGCCCCCGCCCCAGTTCATGCTGGATAA
- a CDS encoding OsmC family protein encodes MDSAQIVKQYAVDVERVGLKHYRATSPSGAQVDYGQGEGLLTPVELLLAGVAGCAAVDVDVVTARRSEPERFNVHVEGDRVNEDGASRLSAVRVSFDVQFPDTPEGRQAQSMLGRLIEVSHDKDCTASRTVEHPTEVTFDHK; translated from the coding sequence ATGGATTCAGCACAGATTGTCAAGCAATACGCCGTCGACGTTGAACGCGTGGGCCTGAAGCACTACCGCGCGACCTCGCCCAGCGGGGCGCAGGTGGACTACGGACAGGGGGAGGGGCTGCTTACTCCCGTGGAGTTGCTGCTTGCTGGCGTCGCGGGGTGTGCGGCGGTGGACGTGGATGTGGTGACTGCGCGCCGCAGCGAGCCGGAGCGCTTCAATGTCCACGTGGAGGGCGACCGCGTCAATGAGGACGGCGCCTCGCGCCTGTCTGCTGTGCGCGTGAGCTTCGACGTCCAGTTCCCAGATACCCCGGAGGGCCGCCAAGCCCAGAGCATGCTGGGCCGGCTCATTGAAGTTAGCCACGACAAGGACTGCACGGCTTCCCGCACGGTGGAGCACCCCACCGAGGTCACCTTCGATCACAAATAA
- the lysS gene encoding lysine--tRNA ligase codes for MSEHKITEAQDVPEQLRIRREKRARLLANGTQAYPVSVARTLSLAQLRAQYVVLADAPSADAQPADAAAPAQPADAGADSSAAAGASDSADASEPDVTHLRAGEETQDVVSIAGRLIFMRNTGKLCFATLQDGDGTQVQAMLSLAEVGEEALAAWKADVDLGDFISVTGRVIASRRGELSVMASSWAMASKALRPLPVSFAEMNEETRVRQRYNDLIVREDARKNAMTRIQVIRALRRHLEDQGFNEIETPMLQTLHGGAAARPFVTHSNALDIDLYLRIAPELFLKRAVVGGIDKVFEINRNFRNEGIDKSHSPEFAMLEIYDAWGDYTTIARTIREAIQAVALSVFGSHVVTLADGTEYDLGGESWPEIEMYPSLNEALARKVPGQPEVTIDSTVDELKALAKVIGLDVPKDGGWGHGKLVEEIWELLCEDQLEGPIFVKNFPVETSPLTRDHRELPGVTEKWDLYVRGFELATGYSELVDPVIQRERFEDQARLAAGGDDEAMVLDEEFLAAMEQGMPPTGGAGMGIDRLLMALTGLGIRETVLFPIVKPDAR; via the coding sequence GTGAGCGAGCACAAGATTACTGAAGCACAAGACGTCCCCGAGCAGCTGCGTATTCGCCGCGAAAAGCGCGCGCGCCTGCTGGCCAATGGCACGCAGGCCTACCCCGTGAGCGTTGCGCGCACCTTATCGCTGGCGCAGTTGCGCGCTCAGTACGTGGTGCTTGCCGATGCCCCCTCCGCCGACGCCCAGCCTGCCGATGCCGCTGCTCCCGCCCAGCCTGCCGATGCTGGCGCAGATTCCAGCGCCGCCGCAGGCGCGTCCGATTCCGCAGACGCCTCTGAGCCTGACGTGACGCACCTGCGAGCTGGCGAGGAGACCCAGGACGTGGTCTCGATTGCCGGGCGGCTTATCTTCATGCGCAACACCGGCAAGCTGTGCTTTGCCACGCTGCAAGATGGCGATGGCACGCAGGTTCAGGCCATGCTGTCCCTGGCGGAGGTTGGCGAGGAAGCCCTGGCAGCCTGGAAGGCCGACGTGGACTTGGGTGATTTCATCTCGGTGACTGGGCGGGTCATTGCCTCGCGCCGCGGGGAGCTGTCGGTAATGGCTAGCTCGTGGGCTATGGCGTCGAAGGCGCTGCGCCCGCTGCCAGTGTCTTTCGCGGAGATGAACGAGGAAACCCGCGTGCGCCAACGCTATAACGATCTGATTGTGCGTGAAGATGCCCGCAAGAACGCAATGACCCGCATCCAGGTTATTCGCGCCCTGCGCCGCCACTTGGAGGACCAGGGCTTTAATGAGATTGAAACCCCCATGCTGCAGACGCTGCACGGCGGCGCGGCAGCCCGGCCCTTTGTCACGCACTCTAATGCACTAGATATTGACCTGTACTTGCGCATTGCGCCGGAACTATTCTTGAAGCGCGCGGTAGTGGGCGGCATCGACAAGGTCTTTGAGATTAACCGCAACTTCCGCAACGAGGGTATCGACAAATCGCACTCGCCGGAATTTGCCATGCTGGAGATTTACGATGCCTGGGGCGACTACACCACCATCGCCCGGACCATCCGCGAGGCCATCCAGGCTGTGGCACTGTCCGTCTTTGGTTCACACGTGGTCACGCTTGCCGATGGCACCGAGTACGACCTCGGCGGGGAGTCCTGGCCGGAAATTGAGATGTACCCTTCGCTCAACGAGGCTCTGGCGCGGAAGGTCCCCGGCCAGCCGGAAGTCACCATTGATTCGACGGTGGATGAGCTCAAGGCCTTGGCCAAGGTCATCGGCTTGGACGTGCCCAAGGACGGCGGCTGGGGTCATGGCAAGCTGGTGGAAGAAATCTGGGAGCTGCTGTGTGAAGACCAGCTAGAGGGGCCCATCTTTGTGAAGAATTTCCCCGTAGAGACCTCCCCGCTGACCCGGGATCACCGCGAGCTGCCGGGCGTGACGGAGAAGTGGGACCTCTACGTCCGCGGCTTTGAGCTGGCTACCGGGTACTCGGAGCTGGTGGACCCGGTGATCCAGCGCGAGCGCTTCGAGGACCAAGCGCGCCTTGCCGCCGGCGGCGATGATGAAGCAATGGTGCTTGACGAGGAATTCCTCGCCGCCATGGAACAGGGCATGCCGCCTACTGGTGGCGCTGGCATGGGCATCGACCGCCTGCTCATGGCGTTGACCGGCCTGGGCATCCGGGAGACGGTGCTCTTCCCGATCGTCAAGCCAGACGCCCGCTAA
- the rplL gene encoding 50S ribosomal protein L7/L12, with amino-acid sequence MAKLTKDELIEAFKEMTLIELSEFVKEFEEVFDVEAAAPVAVAAPGAAAPGAAAEEEKTEFDVVLTDAGAKKIGVIKVVREIVSGLGLKEAKELVEGAPKAILEGASKDDAEAAKAKLEEAGASVELK; translated from the coding sequence ATGGCTAAGCTCACCAAGGACGAGCTCATTGAAGCTTTCAAGGAAATGACCCTGATCGAGCTCTCCGAGTTCGTTAAGGAATTTGAAGAGGTCTTCGACGTTGAGGCTGCTGCTCCGGTTGCAGTTGCTGCTCCGGGCGCTGCTGCTCCGGGCGCTGCTGCTGAGGAAGAGAAGACCGAGTTCGACGTCGTGCTGACCGACGCTGGCGCTAAGAAGATCGGCGTCATCAAGGTTGTCCGCGAGATCGTCTCCGGCCTGGGCCTGAAGGAAGCTAAGGAGCTCGTTGAGGGTGCTCCGAAGGCTATCCTGGAGGGTGCTTCCAAGGACGACGCTGAGGCTGCTAAGGCTAAGCTGGAAGAGGCTGGCGCTTCCGTCGAGCTCAAGTAA